From a region of the Phaseolus vulgaris cultivar G19833 chromosome 6, P. vulgaris v2.0, whole genome shotgun sequence genome:
- the LOC137831673 gene encoding ATP-dependent Clp protease proteolytic subunit-related protein 3, chloroplastic, with product MIGGTMMAAYLRVPMLTFSQSSTATTRRCRNQRTRCSVNAATNTAKIPMPPLNPKDPFLSKLASVAASSPETFLNPPRNSDTPPFLDIFDSPTLMATPAQVERSVSYNEHRPTRPPPDLPSLLLNGRIIYIGMPLVPAVTELVVAELMYLQYMDPKEPIYIYINSTGTTRDDGETVGMETEGFAIYDSMMQLKNEIHTVAVGAAIGQACLLLSAGTPGKRFMMPHAKAMIQQPRIPSSGLMPASDVLIRAKEVIINRNNLVKLLAKHTGNSEETVANVMRRPYYMDATKAKEFGVIDRVLWRGQEKIMADVAPPEDWDKGAGINIVDEF from the exons ATGATAGGTGGAACCATGATGGCTGCGTATTTGCGTGTTCCCATGCTCACCTTCTCACAATCTTCCACGGCTACGACAAGGAGATGCAGAAATCAGAGAACTCGTTGCTCCGTTAACGCCGCCACCAACACAGCCAAAATTCCAATGCCTCCTCTCAACCCTAAAGACCCATTTCTCTCCAAGCTCGCCTCCGTCGCCGCCTCTTCCCCCGAAACGTTCCTTAACCCTCCCCGGAACTCCGACACCCCCCCTTTTCTCGACATCTTTGATTCCCCCACACTCATGGCTACTCCGGCTCAA GTTGAAAGGTCTGTTTCATACAATGAACATCGGCCCACAAGGCCGCCGCCGGACCTGCCTTCGCTGCTTCTCAATGGTAGAATTATTTACATTGGGATGCCT TTGGTTCCGGCTGTCACAGAGCTTGTTGTTGCGGAATTGATGTACTTGCAGTATATGGATCCTAAAGAGCCAATTTATATTTACATAAATTCCACTGGGACTACTCGAGATGATGGTGAAACG GTAGGCATGGAGACAGAAGGTTTTGCCATTTATGATTCAATGATGCAGTTAAAGAACGAG ATACACACAGTGGCTGTTGGAGCTGCCATAGGTCAAGCCTGTTTGCTACTTTCAGCAGGGACTCCGGGTAAACGCTTTATGATGCCACATGCTAAAG CTATGATTCAGCAGCCTCGTATCCCATCTTCTGGGTTGATGCCTGCAAGTGATGTTCTTATTCGTGCAAAGGAG GTGATAATTAACAGAAACAATCTGGTTAAACTACTGGCCAAACACACAGGAAAT TCAGAGGAAACAGTTGCTAATGTGATGAGGAGGCCATATTATATGGATGCAACAAAGGCTAAGGAATTTGGGGTCATTGACAGA GTTCTTTGGCGTGGCCAGGAAAAGATTATGGCAGATGTTGCTCCTCCAGAGGACTGGGACAAGGGTGCTGGTATTAACATTGTAGATGAATTCTAG
- the LOC137831677 gene encoding protein RALF-like 33, with protein sequence MANSCSWLFLAICATVLVLSASPTAEAGALGMEMMWMPSMDEEFQLDSEISRRILATTKYISYGALQRNTVPCSRRGASYYNCQPGAQANPYSRGCSAITRCRS encoded by the coding sequence ATGGCAAACTCGTGTTCGTGGCTCTTCCTGGCGATTTGCGCCACCGTTCTGGTCCTATCTGCGTCGCCGACAGCGGAGGCGGGAGCGCTGGGCATGGAAATGATGTGGATGCCCTCCATGGATGAAGAGTTCCAGCTGGACAGCGAGATCAGCCGGCGCATCTTAGCCACCACGAAGTACATAAGCTACGGTGCGCTCCAGAGGAACACTGTGCCCTGCTCTCGCCGCGGCGCCTCCTACTACAATTGCCAGCCTGGCGCTCAGGCCAACCCCTACAGCCGTGGCTGCAGCGCCATCACCAGGTGCAGAAGCTAA
- the LOC137831678 gene encoding uncharacterized protein isoform X2: protein MEFTLSDNALKTFARCITCLARIGNELAIQASSSQLLFHTINSSRSAYECISFKPGFFDAYTVSGNSVQCSVLLKAVCAVLRTPIANIDHLTVRLPDPDAPKVRWILDCYNGMRKSYWITCNVEPDIQHLSLDRQKFPSNFVVRPRDLNRLLANFQSSLQEITIIATEPSSLPLDAANEIGGKAVELRSYMDPTKDSDTLLHTQLWIDPKEEFLQYVHTGDPIDVTFSVKELKAFLSFCEGCEVDIHLLFEKAGEPVLLAPKFGLEDGSHSNFDATLVLATMLISQLHEGAVSEPPAGATRAHPNTEERNASYMEQENCRADASSELPSDHTRIWSDLSASAFKSITPQAERQAQGETVLNGDGGREIQRISTMQISRSGAGNNPIDSNLPTEMNHGLEPQDVLRDNVQAISQHHRSNWIAAEEDDEDEEEENEQYIQATPPYYEEH, encoded by the exons ATGGAATTCACGTTAAGCGATAACGCTCTCAAAACCTTTGCGCGATGCATCACTTGTCTCGCACGCATCGGAAACGAGCTCGCGATTCAAGCCTCTTCCTCTCAG CTTCTTTTCCACACTATTAATTCGTCACGTTCTGCCTATGAATGCATTTCTTTCAAGCCTGGTTTCTTTGACGCGTATACTGTTTCTGGTAATTCCGTGCAATGTAGTGTGCTTCTGAAG GCTGTTTGTGCTGTTCTAAGGACACCTATTGCGAATATTGATCATTTGACTGTGAGACTGCCTGATCCAGATGCTCCCAAAGTGCGGTGGATTTTGGACTGCTATAATG GTATGAGAAAAAGCTATTGGATTACTTGCAATGTAGAACCTGACATACAACACTTGTCTCTTGATAGGCAAAAATTTCCCAGCAACTTTGTTGTGAGGCCTCGAGATCTGAACAGGCTACTTGCTAATTTTCAGTCCTCTCTTCAAGAGATTACTATCATTGCAACAGAACCTTCTTCTCTACCTCTTGATGCTGCAAATGAAATTGGTGGAAAGGCGGTTGAACTTCGAAGTTATATGGACCCAACCAAAG ACAGTGATACATTGCTGCACACCCAACTGTGGATAGATCCTAAAGAAGAATTTTTGCAGTATGTTCATACTGGAGATCCAATAGATGTGACTTTCAGTGTAAAAGAACTGAAG GCATTTCTTTCATTTTGTGAGGGCTGTGAAGTTGACATCCATTTGCTTTTTGAGAAAGCTGGCGA ACCTGTTCTTTTGGCACCTAAGTTCGGTTTGGAAGATGGGTCTCACTCAAATTTTGATGCCACCCTTGTGCTGGCAACCATGTTAATATCTCAGCTTCATGAAGGGGCTGTCTCAGAACCTCCTGCGGGGGCCACCAGAGCACACCCTAATACTGAAGAAAGAAATGCATCTTACATGGAGCAAGAGAACTGCAGAGCAGATGCATCATCAGAGCTTCCATCTGATCACACCCGAATTTGGTCGGACCTCTCAG CAAGTGCATTTAAAAGCATTACTCCTCAAGCAGAGCGGCAGGCACAAGGAGAAACAGTTTTGAATGGTGATGGTGGAAGAGAAATTCAAAGAATTAGCACAATGCAAATTTCAAGATCAGGTGCAGGAAATAATCCCATTGACTCCAATTT ACCAACTGAAATGAATCATGGATTAGAGCCTCAAG ATGTGCTGCGAGATAATGTTCAAGCAATTTCACAACATCATCGCAGTAATTGGATAGCGGCTGAAGAGGATGATGAAGACGAAGAGGAGGAAAATGAGCAGTACATTCAGGCAACACCGCCATACTATGAAGAGCATTAA
- the LOC137831678 gene encoding uncharacterized protein isoform X1: protein MEFTLSDNALKTFARCITCLARIGNELAIQASSSQLLFHTINSSRSAYECISFKPGFFDAYTVSGNSVQCSVLLKAVCAVLRTPIANIDHLTVRLPDPDAPKVRWILDCYNGMRKSYWITCNVEPDIQHLSLDRQKFPSNFVVRPRDLNRLLANFQSSLQEITIIATEPSSLPLDAANEIGGKAVELRSYMDPTKDSDTLLHTQLWIDPKEEFLQYVHTGDPIDVTFSVKELKVMAFLSFCEGCEVDIHLLFEKAGEPVLLAPKFGLEDGSHSNFDATLVLATMLISQLHEGAVSEPPAGATRAHPNTEERNASYMEQENCRADASSELPSDHTRIWSDLSASAFKSITPQAERQAQGETVLNGDGGREIQRISTMQISRSGAGNNPIDSNLPTEMNHGLEPQDVLRDNVQAISQHHRSNWIAAEEDDEDEEEENEQYIQATPPYYEEH from the exons ATGGAATTCACGTTAAGCGATAACGCTCTCAAAACCTTTGCGCGATGCATCACTTGTCTCGCACGCATCGGAAACGAGCTCGCGATTCAAGCCTCTTCCTCTCAG CTTCTTTTCCACACTATTAATTCGTCACGTTCTGCCTATGAATGCATTTCTTTCAAGCCTGGTTTCTTTGACGCGTATACTGTTTCTGGTAATTCCGTGCAATGTAGTGTGCTTCTGAAG GCTGTTTGTGCTGTTCTAAGGACACCTATTGCGAATATTGATCATTTGACTGTGAGACTGCCTGATCCAGATGCTCCCAAAGTGCGGTGGATTTTGGACTGCTATAATG GTATGAGAAAAAGCTATTGGATTACTTGCAATGTAGAACCTGACATACAACACTTGTCTCTTGATAGGCAAAAATTTCCCAGCAACTTTGTTGTGAGGCCTCGAGATCTGAACAGGCTACTTGCTAATTTTCAGTCCTCTCTTCAAGAGATTACTATCATTGCAACAGAACCTTCTTCTCTACCTCTTGATGCTGCAAATGAAATTGGTGGAAAGGCGGTTGAACTTCGAAGTTATATGGACCCAACCAAAG ACAGTGATACATTGCTGCACACCCAACTGTGGATAGATCCTAAAGAAGAATTTTTGCAGTATGTTCATACTGGAGATCCAATAGATGTGACTTTCAGTGTAAAAGAACTGAAGGTAATG GCATTTCTTTCATTTTGTGAGGGCTGTGAAGTTGACATCCATTTGCTTTTTGAGAAAGCTGGCGA ACCTGTTCTTTTGGCACCTAAGTTCGGTTTGGAAGATGGGTCTCACTCAAATTTTGATGCCACCCTTGTGCTGGCAACCATGTTAATATCTCAGCTTCATGAAGGGGCTGTCTCAGAACCTCCTGCGGGGGCCACCAGAGCACACCCTAATACTGAAGAAAGAAATGCATCTTACATGGAGCAAGAGAACTGCAGAGCAGATGCATCATCAGAGCTTCCATCTGATCACACCCGAATTTGGTCGGACCTCTCAG CAAGTGCATTTAAAAGCATTACTCCTCAAGCAGAGCGGCAGGCACAAGGAGAAACAGTTTTGAATGGTGATGGTGGAAGAGAAATTCAAAGAATTAGCACAATGCAAATTTCAAGATCAGGTGCAGGAAATAATCCCATTGACTCCAATTT ACCAACTGAAATGAATCATGGATTAGAGCCTCAAG ATGTGCTGCGAGATAATGTTCAAGCAATTTCACAACATCATCGCAGTAATTGGATAGCGGCTGAAGAGGATGATGAAGACGAAGAGGAGGAAAATGAGCAGTACATTCAGGCAACACCGCCATACTATGAAGAGCATTAA
- the LOC137831678 gene encoding uncharacterized protein isoform X4 produces the protein MEFTLSDNALKTFARCITCLARIGNELAIQASSSQLLFHTINSSRSAYECISFKPGFFDAYTVSGNSVQCSVLLKAVCAVLRTPIANIDHLTVRLPDPDAPKVRWILDCYNGMRKSYWITCNVEPDIQHLSLDRQKFPSNFVVRPRDLNRLLANFQSSLQEITIIATEPSSLPLDAANEIGGKAVELRSYMDPTKDSDTLLHTQLWIDPKEEFLQYVHTGDPIDVTFSVKELKAFLSFCEGCEVDIHLLFEKAGEPVLLAPKFGLEDGSHSNFDATLVLATMLISQLHEGAVSEPPAGATRAHPNTEERNASYMEQENCRADASSELPSDHTRIWSDLSASAFKSITPQAERQAQGETVLNGDGGREIQRISTMQISRSDVLRDNVQAISQHHRSNWIAAEEDDEDEEEENEQYIQATPPYYEEH, from the exons ATGGAATTCACGTTAAGCGATAACGCTCTCAAAACCTTTGCGCGATGCATCACTTGTCTCGCACGCATCGGAAACGAGCTCGCGATTCAAGCCTCTTCCTCTCAG CTTCTTTTCCACACTATTAATTCGTCACGTTCTGCCTATGAATGCATTTCTTTCAAGCCTGGTTTCTTTGACGCGTATACTGTTTCTGGTAATTCCGTGCAATGTAGTGTGCTTCTGAAG GCTGTTTGTGCTGTTCTAAGGACACCTATTGCGAATATTGATCATTTGACTGTGAGACTGCCTGATCCAGATGCTCCCAAAGTGCGGTGGATTTTGGACTGCTATAATG GTATGAGAAAAAGCTATTGGATTACTTGCAATGTAGAACCTGACATACAACACTTGTCTCTTGATAGGCAAAAATTTCCCAGCAACTTTGTTGTGAGGCCTCGAGATCTGAACAGGCTACTTGCTAATTTTCAGTCCTCTCTTCAAGAGATTACTATCATTGCAACAGAACCTTCTTCTCTACCTCTTGATGCTGCAAATGAAATTGGTGGAAAGGCGGTTGAACTTCGAAGTTATATGGACCCAACCAAAG ACAGTGATACATTGCTGCACACCCAACTGTGGATAGATCCTAAAGAAGAATTTTTGCAGTATGTTCATACTGGAGATCCAATAGATGTGACTTTCAGTGTAAAAGAACTGAAG GCATTTCTTTCATTTTGTGAGGGCTGTGAAGTTGACATCCATTTGCTTTTTGAGAAAGCTGGCGA ACCTGTTCTTTTGGCACCTAAGTTCGGTTTGGAAGATGGGTCTCACTCAAATTTTGATGCCACCCTTGTGCTGGCAACCATGTTAATATCTCAGCTTCATGAAGGGGCTGTCTCAGAACCTCCTGCGGGGGCCACCAGAGCACACCCTAATACTGAAGAAAGAAATGCATCTTACATGGAGCAAGAGAACTGCAGAGCAGATGCATCATCAGAGCTTCCATCTGATCACACCCGAATTTGGTCGGACCTCTCAG CAAGTGCATTTAAAAGCATTACTCCTCAAGCAGAGCGGCAGGCACAAGGAGAAACAGTTTTGAATGGTGATGGTGGAAGAGAAATTCAAAGAATTAGCACAATGCAAATTTCAAGATCAG ATGTGCTGCGAGATAATGTTCAAGCAATTTCACAACATCATCGCAGTAATTGGATAGCGGCTGAAGAGGATGATGAAGACGAAGAGGAGGAAAATGAGCAGTACATTCAGGCAACACCGCCATACTATGAAGAGCATTAA
- the LOC137831678 gene encoding uncharacterized protein isoform X3, translating into MEFTLSDNALKTFARCITCLARIGNELAIQASSSQLLFHTINSSRSAYECISFKPGFFDAYTVSGNSVQCSVLLKAVCAVLRTPIANIDHLTVRLPDPDAPKVRWILDCYNGMRKSYWITCNVEPDIQHLSLDRQKFPSNFVVRPRDLNRLLANFQSSLQEITIIATEPSSLPLDAANEIGGKAVELRSYMDPTKDSDTLLHTQLWIDPKEEFLQYVHTGDPIDVTFSVKELKVMAFLSFCEGCEVDIHLLFEKAGEPVLLAPKFGLEDGSHSNFDATLVLATMLISQLHEGAVSEPPAGATRAHPNTEERNASYMEQENCRADASSELPSDHTRIWSDLSASAFKSITPQAERQAQGETVLNGDGGREIQRISTMQISRSDVLRDNVQAISQHHRSNWIAAEEDDEDEEEENEQYIQATPPYYEEH; encoded by the exons ATGGAATTCACGTTAAGCGATAACGCTCTCAAAACCTTTGCGCGATGCATCACTTGTCTCGCACGCATCGGAAACGAGCTCGCGATTCAAGCCTCTTCCTCTCAG CTTCTTTTCCACACTATTAATTCGTCACGTTCTGCCTATGAATGCATTTCTTTCAAGCCTGGTTTCTTTGACGCGTATACTGTTTCTGGTAATTCCGTGCAATGTAGTGTGCTTCTGAAG GCTGTTTGTGCTGTTCTAAGGACACCTATTGCGAATATTGATCATTTGACTGTGAGACTGCCTGATCCAGATGCTCCCAAAGTGCGGTGGATTTTGGACTGCTATAATG GTATGAGAAAAAGCTATTGGATTACTTGCAATGTAGAACCTGACATACAACACTTGTCTCTTGATAGGCAAAAATTTCCCAGCAACTTTGTTGTGAGGCCTCGAGATCTGAACAGGCTACTTGCTAATTTTCAGTCCTCTCTTCAAGAGATTACTATCATTGCAACAGAACCTTCTTCTCTACCTCTTGATGCTGCAAATGAAATTGGTGGAAAGGCGGTTGAACTTCGAAGTTATATGGACCCAACCAAAG ACAGTGATACATTGCTGCACACCCAACTGTGGATAGATCCTAAAGAAGAATTTTTGCAGTATGTTCATACTGGAGATCCAATAGATGTGACTTTCAGTGTAAAAGAACTGAAGGTAATG GCATTTCTTTCATTTTGTGAGGGCTGTGAAGTTGACATCCATTTGCTTTTTGAGAAAGCTGGCGA ACCTGTTCTTTTGGCACCTAAGTTCGGTTTGGAAGATGGGTCTCACTCAAATTTTGATGCCACCCTTGTGCTGGCAACCATGTTAATATCTCAGCTTCATGAAGGGGCTGTCTCAGAACCTCCTGCGGGGGCCACCAGAGCACACCCTAATACTGAAGAAAGAAATGCATCTTACATGGAGCAAGAGAACTGCAGAGCAGATGCATCATCAGAGCTTCCATCTGATCACACCCGAATTTGGTCGGACCTCTCAG CAAGTGCATTTAAAAGCATTACTCCTCAAGCAGAGCGGCAGGCACAAGGAGAAACAGTTTTGAATGGTGATGGTGGAAGAGAAATTCAAAGAATTAGCACAATGCAAATTTCAAGATCAG ATGTGCTGCGAGATAATGTTCAAGCAATTTCACAACATCATCGCAGTAATTGGATAGCGGCTGAAGAGGATGATGAAGACGAAGAGGAGGAAAATGAGCAGTACATTCAGGCAACACCGCCATACTATGAAGAGCATTAA